Genomic DNA from Candidatus Poribacteria bacterium:
CAACCAACAACTTACGGAGGTTCCCGACTCCCCATCTATAAGATATTCCGAATACACCTACAAGGAGAACTACCAACCCGACAAACGCAATAACACTTTCCGTATACCACGCTATTACCGGCGCGAGGACAAGTGTCACATCAATAATGAGCGTCACCGTGAACGTTAAAACCCGCAAGATCGGCTTCGGCTGATGTGTCAATTCCGCCATCCATGACAAAGTTCCAATCGCTGTATTCAAGGCACATGCTGTCGGGAGCGTTAAGATCGGCGTTAGTATCACCGGCATCCAAGCCCCCCTTGGAATTCGCAACAGGGAAACAGCAAATAGAGACCAGAATTCAGCATAAATCAACGCGCAGAGAAGCGCAGTCAGGAATTTACTCGTGAATACTAACTTCGGCGTAACAGGGGATGCTTTCAGCATCCACCATGTCTTTGCTTCATCTCGAAGACCGTTACAACTGATACCATAGGTAATAAGCATACTATAAAGAACTATCTGCACAGTGAGAACCAGCCCAGCATTCGTATCCGCACTACCCTCTTGCGCGAGTAAGATAGCGATGTGAATTACCAGAAACAGTGTAAGCATCACAATAGCAATTAGCCGTCCACTGTGCCTCACGAAAATTAGAAAGTCCTTTAGCATCATAGATCGCATCTTACCACGTCCGAACGTCTGCCGTATGCGTTCCAAACGCGATCCGTTAGATGAGCGCAAGCCTATAGAGCCTTGTGGGACAATAGTGCTCCGCACGGGTTTCCGCTTGGAAACCTTCAACTGCCGAATATTCTCCCAACCGCGCTGATAAATCAGTTGTGCGACAAGCGTTGCCACTCCGGCAGCGGCGAAACTTCCGCCGAAACCTCCCAATGCCCATCTCAACCGAACACCTATTGTGGATTCCGTCACCCAACTCAACAGAAGTTTCCCAATCCACTCGTGCGGATACCACGAAGCCGTCGCATCCGTCGTTCTCTCGGAAGCCCAATTGAGCAATAGTTGCTTTATATGGATCGGTTCAAACTCGAAAAACAGTGTCAACGATAACAGAAAACCTACCGTTACGCCGATTGCAGTACCGAGCACCTTGAGTGTCGCGAGGAGCCACCCAGACGAAAAGAAACGTGCGATCAACATCACGCTGATGGTGACATAACCGGCGATCATTATTAGAAGACACAAGCACACTGGAAATAGCACGGCATAGAAATGCCAGGGTAATTCAAATATCAGACCGAAGGCTACCCATGGAGGTCCCAGAAAACAGAGGATACTCAGAAAGCGCGTGATAGTGAGATGAATGAGCTTATATCCGAAAATCGCGACCGGTTGAACCGGTGCCGCGTGTAACAATGTGGTGTCCGGTGCTTCGTACAGATTTTTCAGCGAACTCTCCATCAATTCCTTGGCAACGACGATAATCCCAAAGACCATGAACCCATTAATTACACCCAGTAGAAGCGTTGGTTCTGCCTCAGTAAGCCGTAAATGCGTGAAAAGGGAGTTACCTAACACCGATAGGGCAACGATAAAGACGAGATAGCCTACGCCCTTTAAAGCGGCTTTCCGCCACGCTTCCCGATCGCCCCTAAAACCATTCAACCACCCTTGCAAATCCGCTCTTAGCAGAATTATCACATTTTTTAACATTTTTTAACTATTGGCTTCTGCCGTAAGATCGAGGAAAATATCCTCAAGCGTCTCTGTCCCGTCCTGACTGCCATTGACAGGTCGTCCGTGGCACCCCTGCTGTTTCTGCTGCAATTCCGCAAGGGTCCCGACAGCCATCAGTTGCCCCTTACTGATAATACCAACTCTATCGCAAATACGTTCGGCAATTTCCAGAATGTGTGTCGTCATAAACACAGTAGATCCCTGCTCACAACGTTCTCGCAAGATTTCCCTGACAGTGCGGGCACTCCTCGGATCCAAGCCACTAGTCGGTTCATCAAGGAAAAGAATTTGCGGATGATGCACAAGGACCGAGATGAGCAGGATTTTCTTTTGCATGCCGTAAGAATATCCCTTGATTTGATCGTCAGCAGCATCGGTAAGTTCGAGTTGCTCAAGTAGCACACCCATCTCATTTTCGGCTTGCCCCGGCGGCACTTCATATAAGTCCGATATCATCCGGACAAACTGTTTACCACTCAATGCTTCATACAGTTGAGGCGTATCGGGCATCAGTCCAAGAATCGCTTTCGCCTGTAAACTCTGCTTCTGAATGTCATAACCGCCAAGGGTTGCAGTGCCAGAGGTCGGACGGAGCAAACCGGTGAGAATATTGATGGTCGTCGTTTTTCCCGCTCCATTAGGTCCAAGGAACCCGAATATTTCACCGGCCTCTACCGAAAGTGTCAATGCATCCACAGCACACAATTTACCGAAATATTTCGTCAAACTTAAGGTTTTAATCATTTGTTTATAGTTTAGGGTTGCGTAGCAACCCGCACCGGCAACTGTCCCTCTGACGACCACTAAAAAAGGCTATTCACAACGATCGCCTAAGACATCTCTTTTAAGTTCTGCCAGAGACTGGTCGAGGTTGGAACTATCCGCACCTTTTTTCACATTAGCGGCATCACTGCGATTTCGGTTTTTCCACATTTCTGCCTTTTTCTCCGTTGTTTTTAATTTTTCTTCAGACCGCGCCAAAGCAGTGGAGATCGCATTTTCCGCTGCCGCGATCAATTGATAGAGTTCCGAGCGCGTTTTTGCTTGTTTCTGACGGTGGAATAGATTCTCAGCGTGCTCCGCTGTGCTTTGGAACAGCTGATAAAATTCGTGAAGTGCTGTTTTGAGGGTCGTTACGACTGCCGCCTGAGCAGCAATTTGACGTTCATAACCATCTGCGAGGTTCAGGTAGTGTTGCCTGCGGTGTTGTGCCTCGCTTGCACGTGCTATATCCTGATTCTGTAAAGCAGCGTCAGCTTTTTCATCCCATACGTTCGCAGTATCAACAGCCTCCTGATAGGCGCGTTTGAGCGTCTCTTCATCTGCGATTGCTATTGCTACCAGATCTTTTGCCTCATCAAGTCGCACTTTCATGTCAACGATGATTTTATCAAGCATCGATTCGCCACCGTCCACTGCTTCCAGAAATTGGTTTATATTTTCTCGAACCTGTTCTGAAATTTCCTTAAGCGTTTTCATTATCGTCGCCTCCATCGTTCATTATATCCAGTTCACCGACGAAAATCAAGCGGAAACTTCTATCTTTATCAAGATCCAGACCCGTTCGCACCTATCGTCACAATGTGGAACTTACTCTTATTAGAACACAGACCTTCAAAAAGATAGTGAAAGAAAAAATTTCTGACTTTTGGACGGAATGCGAAAATCAGATACCGTTATTTTATTTGACGCTGGCACAATGCCGCATAATCAGTATTGACGAGTTCGACACCATAACGAGCCATTCTATCCATGATTAGGCGGATTGCGGGCATATTATCATCGATTAAAATTGAGGAGCAGCCGTGTAGTGCTGCAGCTTCACCGAATGTGCCGCTGCCAGCAAAAAAATCTAAAAGGGTATCACCGGACGATGAATGCACCTTGACAACACGATTGAGAATCCCGAGTGGTTTCTGTGTTGGATAGCCCGTCTTCTCATTACCATTGGTGCTAACAATGGTATGCCACCAGACATCGGTTGGCGTTTTACCTCGCGCCGCCTTCGCTTTGCCGACTAATCCAGGTGCCATATACGGAATTCTGTCCATCTCATCGAAATTAAAGGTGTAGTGCTCAGGCGTTTTAGCATACCATAAAATATTATCGTGTTTGGCGGGCCACCTCGACTTGGGTCTCCCACCGTAATCGTAAGCCCAAATAATCTCATTGACGAAAGATTCTCGCCCGAAAATCTCATCAAGCATCACTTTACAATAATGCACCTCACGATAATCGATATGGAGGAAGAAACTACCGTTCGGATGAAGCACACGATACGCCTCTTCAAAACGAGGTCGCAAAAATTGTAAATAGGCATCCGAACTCTCAAACCTATCAGTGTAGTGCGTGGTCTTTCCTTTGCGGGTGCGGTATGTCCTTCCTTGGAAGCCAACCCGATCACCATCGGCATCTGGTTCTACTTGGATCTCTGTCCGCTTTTGGCGTTTTCCCGTGTTAAACGGTGGATCAATATAAATCAGGTTGATACTTTCATCAGAAACATACTTCTGAAGAATTTCAAGATTATCGCCATAATAAAGTTGATGCTTAGACATTGATCTCCTGTTCTTTACTAAAGTTTGGACAATTTTAAGAATTAAGATGCGAGAAAGCAGAAAAGCAGGTATCCTTTCATAAAACATATCCGTGTTTTGAAAGGAAGGCAAAAATGCACCTGCTTCTCCACTTAGAAAGTATTGTATCGGATTTTCGACATTTATTCAATCAACAAAACTTTGTGCTGTTCCAAGCGTTCATCTATGGGTTTATTATCCATACAGGCGAGGGAACCTTGACACAGCTTTACCAGTTGGGTGTTTCACAGACGCGATATTGGTCTTTTCCAAAGTTCCTTTCTCGAGGGAAATGGGACGCAGATGCCGTTGCCGCACACCTCATCGGATCTATCCAACGCGTCTTTGACACGTGGGTTTATGTCTATGATGAGACCAAGGCCCTGAAGACCGGCAAAACCCAATGGGGGTTGCATTTTTTTCCCAACTTCAGTTATCAAAAGCATCGCGTGAATGCATCGAAGTTCCATTACGGGCATGAGTTTGGGGCCCTCGGTTTATGATTATGTTCACGAATGTTTGTGCGCATGAAATTTTCCTTGACTCCACACAATTTTTCGTGTAAAATTTCTAAGAGCGATATTGTCAGACTTATAAAGAGACGAAAACCTCATGCGTATTCTGAATCTGAATCGTAAACTCAAAAGCGCGAAACGTCTGCCTGAGATCGTTAGCATCCTTGCGAGACACGGCTTCGGACATATCATCTCTCAAATTTTTGAGCGAGGACGGACACGTCGTTTCAGACTCAAAAGCATGTTCACACGAAAGGCGAGAGAAGATACCCACTCCGAGAAATCAAGATGGTGGGATTTCCGAAAGGCGAGAAAGGATTCAGATGAAAACACTTCAGGGACACCGCTATCTGTTCCAGAGCGTTTGCGGCTTGCGTTTGAGGAGTTGGGACCAACGTTCGTTAAATTAGGACAAGTTCTCAGCACCCGAGTGGACATTCTCTCTGAGCTCGTTGGACAAGAAGAAGCATTGGCGTGGAGCACGGAGTTCCAGAAATTGCAACGACACGCACAGTCGTTCGATTTCTCGGAGGTTCGCACCACCATTGAACAGGAATTCAAATTGCCGCTTGAGAAGGTCTTCTTAACCTATGAAGAACAACCACTTGCGGCGGCTTCAATTGCACAGGTGCACGCAGCAACGTTAGAGACAGGTGAGCCAGTAGTCGTTAAAGTCCAACGTCCACGCGTGGCAACGATCATTCAGACGGACCTCAACCTGTTGATGGAATTAGCAGAACGGCTTGAGAATCGAGACCCAGAGATGCATCTCTTCAAACCCACTGAACTTGTCCGAGAATTCTCACGCTCAATTCGGAAGGAGATCGATTTTACAATCGAAGCCGCGAACACAGATGCTTTCCATCAGAGGTTCGCGACATCATCAAAGGTAAAAATTCCCAGAGTTTATTGGGAATTCACGAATCGTCGTGTTCTGACTTTGGAACGGATTGATGGTGTGCCAATCAACGCGATCGCCCAATTGGATGAGATGGGGTTCGATCGGGTGGAACTCGCAGAAACGCTCGTGGAAATGTTCTACACACAGGTACTGAGCGATGGATTTTTTCACGCGGATCCGCATCCGGGAAACATCTTCGTTTTAGAGGATGGACGGATCGGACTGGTAGACTTCGGCATGGTGGGTAGGATAAGTAACGATATGCTGCGGCATATCTGCAATTGGCTGAGTGCCGTTTTAACCAAAGACGCAGATGCAGTCGTTAGAAGCTACATCCGAATGGGTATTTTGGGGGATGAAACAGATATCGCAGCGTTAAAGTTAGAAATGAACGATTTTTTAGAGCGTCATTTCAATATGCCGCCGAGTAGACTTCGTCTCGGCGACGTAATCCACGAAATTTTCAATGCATCATTGCGTCATCAAATTCATGTGCCATCCGCCTTTTTAATGCTTGGCAAGACGGTCGCGACGGTTGAATCGGTTGTAATGAAACTGCATCCTGATTTTGATATTTTGAAATTCAGCCAACCGTATATTGCACAATTTCTCCTCCAAAATTTTGGAAGTAAACGGTGGGAGCGGCAGATAGCAGATTCCATGGAAGATTTTACGGAATTGGTCCGCGACACGCCTCTTCAACTGCACCGCATTTTGCAAAAATTACAACGAGGTTCTCTTAAATTTGAGCTTGAACATCTAAGTCTTGAAGCCGTGATTAAAGTTTTCGACCGAGTCGTCAATCGGATCGCTTTTAGCCTTATCATTGCTTCATTGATTGTAGGTTCGTCGATTATCTTACAAGTTGCTGAAATCTGGGAATGGAAGTTTTTTCTTGGGATTATGGGCTATCTGACTGCGACCTTTTTTGGATTCGGATTGGTAATCTCTATTTTGCGTTCGGGTCGCTTCTAAATAGTTATCAGCACGCTCACTACATTCGTTTTCAGACGAATTTTCTACGAAAATCTTTTCAGTTTTCAGTGAAGAGGTTTTCATTCAACAGAAACCTCTTGTTACTGACCGCTGATGACTGACGGCTATTCTCGCTGATCACTGTTAACTGCTCTCACTGCGAGGCATGATAAGTAATAAAAGGGATTGGTTATGGCAATTTTACTCGGATTAGATGTCGGTGATACTCGGATTGGTGTTGCGCTCAGTGACTCGCTTGGTGTTGCGGCACATCCACTGTGCACGCTAACCCGAAAAAATCGGCAGGTTGATTTAATTGCTATCTCGGATCTCGTTTCTATCCACAAGGTGGAATGTGTCGTGATCGGCTTGCCTATCTCTCTCGATGGTTCTATTGGTACGCAAGCGAAGAAGACTCAGAAGTTTGCACAACGTTTGGAGCACGTCATCGACATTCCGATCAAATTTCAGGATGAACGTTTTACAACCGCTGAAGCAGAAGATATTTTGCGTGAACTTAACAAAGACGCAAAAGCACAAAAAGAAATTATTGATGAGGTAGCAGCGGTAATTATTCTCACAGACTATTTGAATAACGAGCGAGAGATGGATCCGACAGCATTTGCAGAGCATTCCTGATCTTCCATTCGGATATGCTAAGGTGTTCCAGGGACGCCCAACAATTTTCTAACCAAGGGTCAAATGCTCATTGCTTCATGATGGTCTTTTCTAAGAAATGTAGGATAGCGTTCTCAGCAAAAACCGTGGTCCCACCGGTTACTGGAAAGAGATACTGCGGAAGGGCATCGGAATGCAGTGGAGCACAAGTTATAGGACTTATCATTTAAAGAATTATAAAGATACATGGAGCCTGCACAAAGAGAACCGAGAGCAGAAGGGTCTTCAGAAAGCCCAAACGGTCTTTCTTCATCTGCCCAATCACCAAGTCATCAAGATACCTCTCTCTCAACAACACGAACAATTAAGATAGGTATACTGACGCTCTGCTGTTTTGGTGCTCTCTGCCTGATCATCCTGTTGATAGGGGTATCCCTGACGCGACCGCCTACATCGTCAGAGGAAATTGTCAATTTTGACGTGCCAGCAGGGAGCAGTTCTCGGACAATAGCAAAGCGATTAACTGAACAAAAGTTGATCCGCAGCGAACTTGCCTTTCGTTTAGCTGTTCGATATAGAGGGACT
This window encodes:
- a CDS encoding PspA/IM30 family protein → MKTLKEISEQVRENINQFLEAVDGGESMLDKIIVDMKVRLDEAKDLVAIAIADEETLKRAYQEAVDTANVWDEKADAALQNQDIARASEAQHRRQHYLNLADGYERQIAAQAAVVTTLKTALHEFYQLFQSTAEHAENLFHRQKQAKTRSELYQLIAAAENAISTALARSEEKLKTTEKKAEMWKNRNRSDAANVKKGADSSNLDQSLAELKRDVLGDRCE
- a CDS encoding ABC transporter ATP-binding protein, coding for MIKTLSLTKYFGKLCAVDALTLSVEAGEIFGFLGPNGAGKTTTINILTGLLRPTSGTATLGGYDIQKQSLQAKAILGLMPDTPQLYEALSGKQFVRMISDLYEVPPGQAENEMGVLLEQLELTDAADDQIKGYSYGMQKKILLISVLVHHPQILFLDEPTSGLDPRSARTVREILRERCEQGSTVFMTTHILEIAERICDRVGIISKGQLMAVGTLAELQQKQQGCHGRPVNGSQDGTETLEDIFLDLTAEANS
- a CDS encoding AarF/ABC1/UbiB kinase family protein, which gives rise to MRILNLNRKLKSAKRLPEIVSILARHGFGHIISQIFERGRTRRFRLKSMFTRKAREDTHSEKSRWWDFRKARKDSDENTSGTPLSVPERLRLAFEELGPTFVKLGQVLSTRVDILSELVGQEEALAWSTEFQKLQRHAQSFDFSEVRTTIEQEFKLPLEKVFLTYEEQPLAAASIAQVHAATLETGEPVVVKVQRPRVATIIQTDLNLLMELAERLENRDPEMHLFKPTELVREFSRSIRKEIDFTIEAANTDAFHQRFATSSKVKIPRVYWEFTNRRVLTLERIDGVPINAIAQLDEMGFDRVELAETLVEMFYTQVLSDGFFHADPHPGNIFVLEDGRIGLVDFGMVGRISNDMLRHICNWLSAVLTKDADAVVRSYIRMGILGDETDIAALKLEMNDFLERHFNMPPSRLRLGDVIHEIFNASLRHQIHVPSAFLMLGKTVATVESVVMKLHPDFDILKFSQPYIAQFLLQNFGSKRWERQIADSMEDFTELVRDTPLQLHRILQKLQRGSLKFELEHLSLEAVIKVFDRVVNRIAFSLIIASLIVGSSIILQVAEIWEWKFFLGIMGYLTATFFGFGLVISILRSGRF
- a CDS encoding site-specific DNA-methyltransferase, whose translation is MSKHQLYYGDNLEILQKYVSDESINLIYIDPPFNTGKRQKRTEIQVEPDADGDRVGFQGRTYRTRKGKTTHYTDRFESSDAYLQFLRPRFEEAYRVLHPNGSFFLHIDYREVHYCKVMLDEIFGRESFVNEIIWAYDYGGRPKSRWPAKHDNILWYAKTPEHYTFNFDEMDRIPYMAPGLVGKAKAARGKTPTDVWWHTIVSTNGNEKTGYPTQKPLGILNRVVKVHSSSGDTLLDFFAGSGTFGEAAALHGCSSILIDDNMPAIRLIMDRMARYGVELVNTDYAALCQRQIK
- the ruvX gene encoding Holliday junction resolvase RuvX, with the translated sequence MAILLGLDVGDTRIGVALSDSLGVAAHPLCTLTRKNRQVDLIAISDLVSIHKVECVVIGLPISLDGSIGTQAKKTQKFAQRLEHVIDIPIKFQDERFTTAEAEDILRELNKDAKAQKEIIDEVAAVIILTDYLNNEREMDPTAFAEHS